A window of Maniola hyperantus chromosome 26, iAphHyp1.2, whole genome shotgun sequence contains these coding sequences:
- the LOC117994372 gene encoding UPF0669 protein C6orf120 homolog isoform X2 codes for MRREFILLLLGIISISTLSSLLSNYVQVEPDKLLLDTVVGAVGAGNFSYWQLGHTGPLLIELTSLTGDADLYVSDSVRPSYEIDRNNYSSATCGNDLVYIPPDFPRPIGIGVFGAWSHSVSEYSIQVFLDGAKMQTLAAEFQYANPDKPDNNQRKDKAVPKKVDDEKPRFFLRLLNILEMVFEMVVL; via the exons atgagACGTGAATTCATATTACTGTTATTAGGAATAATAAGTATATCGACATTGTCATCGTTACTCTCCAATTACGTGCAAGTTGAGCCCGACAAATTGCTATTAGACACCGTAGTCGGGGCTGTAGGTGCAGGGAACTTTTCTTACTGGCAATTAGGGCATACGGGGCCCTTATTAATTGAATTGACCTCTTTGACCGGTGATGCGGACCTTTATGTGTCGGATTCTGTGCG GCCAAGTTATGAGATTGACAGGAACAACTACAGTTCAGCCACATGTGGGAACGACCTGGTCTACATCCCACCTGACTTTCCCAGACCTATAG GTATAGGTGTATTCGGTGCATGGTCCCACTCCGTGTCAGAGTACAGCATCCAGGTCTTCCTCGACGGTGCCAAGATGCAGACCCTAGCCGCAGAGTTCCAGTATGCCAACCCGGACAAACCTG ATAACAATCAACGCAAGGACAAGGCGGTGCCGAAGAAGGTGGACGACGAGAAGCCGAGGTTCTTCCTTCGACTCCTCAACATCCTGGAGATGGTGTTCGAGATGGTGGTCTTATAG
- the LOC117994372 gene encoding UPF0669 protein C6orf120 homolog isoform X1 translates to MRREFILLLLGIISISTLSSLLSNYVQVEPDKLLLDTVVGAVGAGNFSYWQLGHTGPLLIELTSLTGDADLYVSDSVRPSYEIDRNNYSSATCGNDLVYIPPDFPRPIGIGVFGAWSHSVSEYSIQVFLDGAKMQTLAAEFQYANPDKPVSDNNQRKDKAVPKKVDDEKPRFFLRLLNILEMVFEMVVL, encoded by the exons atgagACGTGAATTCATATTACTGTTATTAGGAATAATAAGTATATCGACATTGTCATCGTTACTCTCCAATTACGTGCAAGTTGAGCCCGACAAATTGCTATTAGACACCGTAGTCGGGGCTGTAGGTGCAGGGAACTTTTCTTACTGGCAATTAGGGCATACGGGGCCCTTATTAATTGAATTGACCTCTTTGACCGGTGATGCGGACCTTTATGTGTCGGATTCTGTGCG GCCAAGTTATGAGATTGACAGGAACAACTACAGTTCAGCCACATGTGGGAACGACCTGGTCTACATCCCACCTGACTTTCCCAGACCTATAG GTATAGGTGTATTCGGTGCATGGTCCCACTCCGTGTCAGAGTACAGCATCCAGGTCTTCCTCGACGGTGCCAAGATGCAGACCCTAGCCGCAGAGTTCCAGTATGCCAACCCGGACAAACCTG tttCAGATAACAATCAACGCAAGGACAAGGCGGTGCCGAAGAAGGTGGACGACGAGAAGCCGAGGTTCTTCCTTCGACTCCTCAACATCCTGGAGATGGTGTTCGAGATGGTGGTCTTATAG